The following DNA comes from Rhodanobacter sp. AS-Z3.
GCGGCCAGGTTCGCTGCCAGCGCACTGATCGGCACCGTGGCCTGGACGTCCAGCAACACGGCGTCATTCTGCGCGGCCACCGTCTGTACCTGCTTGACCGTAGGATCATTCTGCAACGCAGCCAGCAGGTTGGCGTAGGCCGTCGCGTTGTCCAGCCCGCTGACCCATAGCTTGCCTTCGCTGGGCCCGGAACCAATCACGTTGAGCTGTTTGCCCAGGCGGTCGACCAGTCCATTGCCCGCATCGCCGAGCAGGCCGGCAACGCTGGTGCCGCGCGCCACCCAATGCTGCGCCTGACCACCGGAGATCAAGGTCCAGTCGGCGCCATCGCCGTGCACCGTGCCAAGCAACACCAAGCCGGTCCGGTACTGCCGGTTGATCAATGCCAGTGCCGCGGGATCGGCGGCCGCCACTTTGGCCGAATCGGGCAGATTGGCGGTATCGGGATACACCACATTGGTGCCGCGCGCGGCAGCGGAGGCGGCCAGGTCGGCCAGTGCGGCATGGTCCAGCAAGTGTCCACTGCTGTCCTGCACCAGCAGCAGCACGGGCGGTTTGATGCCCGCGCTCTGCACGCCCAGCTTCGATACCAGGCGCCGTACCGCGCCTGATTCGAAGTCCACATTCAGGATCAGCCCGGTCGCTGCGCGCTGATATTGAAACTTCTGCACCAGCGAGGCTGCATTGCCCAGCGCATCGGCATAACCAGCGTTGCTGCGCAGATCCTGCCCGCCCGCGACCCGTGTCAGCACCTGGCTGAGTGCAGTGGCGAACGCCTGATTGCGCTGGGCGTCGCTGGTATCCGCCACCGGCACAACGACCGAATACGGCGAGCCGGCAGCTTGGGCATGCAGCGACGGCAAGGCCGCAAAAGCCAGCAACAAGGTGACAATCAGCAATCGAAACACGCGCATGGGGCAGGCATCTTCAGGAGAATTCTCCCGGGAAGTCTGCCCAATAGTGTCTCCAGCGTCCATCACGGGCGTTGGCAGAGGCAAATGCGGTGGGCGGCAACGTGGCCGCAAGCTGCTAAACTTGCGCGTTTAATCCACCCCGGTTTTCGCCATGTCTGACGCCCTCACCTACCGCGCCGCCGGCGTCGATATC
Coding sequences within:
- a CDS encoding DUF2066 domain-containing protein; translation: MRVFRLLIVTLLLAFAALPSLHAQAAGSPYSVVVPVADTSDAQRNQAFATALSQVLTRVAGGQDLRSNAGYADALGNAASLVQKFQYQRAATGLILNVDFESGAVRRLVSKLGVQSAGIKPPVLLLVQDSSGHLLDHAALADLAASAAARGTNVVYPDTANLPDSAKVAAADPAALALINRQYRTGLVLLGTVHGDGADWTLISGGQAQHWVARGTSVAGLLGDAGNGLVDRLGKQLNVIGSGPSEGKLWVSGLDNATAYANLLAALQNDPTVKQVQTVAAQNDAVLLDVQATVPISALAANLAAGGHLLLQGEPHPGADANLRWLR